A region from the Tahibacter amnicola genome encodes:
- the lysS gene encoding lysine--tRNA ligase translates to MNDNTPIPQDENKLIAERRDKLKALRTGGIAFPNDFAPDAFAGDLQQEYDDKERWTTEAFEALGRRVRVAGRMLAKRQMGKASFVQIQDVTDRLQLFLQQAALGDDAYDAFKGWDVGDILGAEGVLTRTRTGELSVKVDKLRLLTKSLRPLPDKWHGLADVEQRYRQRYVDLVVTPDARRVFKLRSAMIGFMRQWLEAAPRRFMEVETPMMHVIPGGATARPFVTHHNALDIDLYLRVAPELYLKRLVVGGFDRVYEINRNFRNEGVSTRHNPEFTMLELYQAYATYNEIMDLTENMIRETARATLETKDLTWEGRAIDVGAPFKRWPMEEAVRQHNPEIQPHELRDRDALARHCARLGIHVKDGYGWGKLLLEIFEATVENTLVQPTFITQYPTEVSPLARENDTDPGITDRFELFIGGKELANGFSELNDPEDQAARFLAQVNAKDAGDDEAMHFDADYIRALEYGLPPTGGLGVGIDRLVMLFADVPSIRDVLLFPYMRPEA, encoded by the coding sequence ATGAACGACAACACTCCCATTCCGCAGGACGAGAACAAGCTGATTGCCGAGCGGCGCGACAAGCTCAAGGCGCTGCGCACCGGCGGCATCGCGTTTCCGAACGACTTCGCGCCGGACGCGTTCGCCGGTGACCTGCAGCAGGAATACGACGACAAGGAACGCTGGACGACCGAAGCGTTCGAAGCGCTCGGCCGCCGTGTCCGCGTTGCGGGCCGCATGCTGGCCAAGCGCCAGATGGGCAAGGCCAGCTTCGTGCAGATCCAGGATGTCACCGACCGGCTTCAGCTGTTTCTGCAGCAGGCGGCGCTGGGCGACGACGCTTACGACGCCTTCAAGGGATGGGACGTGGGTGACATCCTCGGGGCGGAGGGTGTCCTGACGCGCACCAGGACGGGTGAGCTGTCCGTCAAGGTGGATAAGTTGCGTTTGTTGACGAAGTCACTTCGTCCGCTTCCGGACAAGTGGCACGGCCTGGCCGACGTGGAGCAGCGCTATCGCCAGCGCTATGTCGACCTCGTCGTCACGCCGGATGCGCGCCGTGTGTTCAAGCTGCGCTCGGCCATGATCGGCTTCATGCGCCAGTGGCTGGAAGCTGCGCCGCGCCGTTTCATGGAAGTGGAAACGCCGATGATGCACGTGATCCCCGGCGGCGCCACGGCGCGTCCGTTCGTCACGCACCACAACGCGCTGGATATCGATCTCTACCTGCGCGTGGCGCCCGAACTCTACCTCAAGCGCCTGGTCGTCGGCGGTTTCGACCGTGTTTACGAGATCAACCGCAACTTCCGCAACGAAGGTGTGTCCACGCGGCACAATCCCGAATTCACGATGCTGGAGCTCTACCAGGCCTACGCGACCTACAACGAGATCATGGATCTGACCGAGAACATGATCCGCGAGACGGCTCGCGCCACCCTGGAAACGAAGGACCTCACCTGGGAAGGCCGGGCCATCGACGTCGGTGCGCCGTTCAAGCGCTGGCCGATGGAAGAGGCCGTGCGGCAGCACAATCCGGAGATCCAGCCACACGAGCTGCGTGACCGCGATGCGCTCGCGCGCCACTGCGCGCGACTGGGCATTCACGTGAAGGACGGCTACGGCTGGGGCAAGCTGTTGCTGGAGATCTTCGAGGCGACAGTGGAAAACACCCTGGTGCAGCCGACCTTCATCACCCAGTATCCGACCGAAGTGTCGCCGCTGGCGCGCGAAAACGATACGGATCCGGGCATCACTGACCGTTTCGAGCTCTTTATCGGTGGCAAGGAGCTGGCCAACGGCTTCTCGGAGTTGAACGATCCGGAAGACCAGGCCGCCCGTTTCCTGGCCCAGGTGAACGCCAAGGATGCCGGCGACGACGAGGCCATGCACTTTGATGCGGATTACATTCGTGCACTGGAGTATGGTCTTCCGCCGACCGGTGGTCTGGGCGTTGGTATCGACCGTCTGGTGATGCTGTTCGCGGATGTACCCTCGATTCGCGACGTGCTGCTGTTTCCGTATATGCGGCCGGAAGCGTAA
- the recJ gene encoding single-stranded-DNA-specific exonuclease RecJ, giving the protein MRALRIERRVAVASGQTWPDAIHPVLRRIYAARGVQSPEEVEHRLARLIAPDRLGGMATACERLDAAIRTHQHILIVGDFDADGATGTAVAIRGLRLLGARQVSYQVPNRFTHGYGLSPALVETILPLRPDLIVTVDNGIAAHAGVAAAKAHGIDVVVTDHHLPGDSLPPADAIVNPNVAGDGFPSKALAGVGVVFYVLLALRARLRQSGWFEGEHRREPDLSTLLDLVALGTVADLVPLDYNNRILVEAGLRRIRAGQATAGVLALVEASKRSTATVNATDLGFALGPRINAAGRLEDMSLGIECLLTDDPGRARELADLLTSINAERRELQAQMVEQGEAMVGRFLGLHGDAAFPVGVVLHQPEWHVGVVGLVASKLKERLHRPVIACAPAGDDSDELKASGRSIPGFHLRDALAEVDARFPGLMTRYGGHAMAAGLSLPSARLGEFAAAFDAVARRLIGPELLDPVLHTDGELHPQDYDIDLARQLRFAGPWGQTFPEPLFDDEFTVTDWRLMGQTHLRLSLRHARQAATLDAVMFGGYAGQPPPARIRAVFQLGIDDWNGRERLRLLVRHIEAA; this is encoded by the coding sequence ATGAGGGCGCTGCGCATCGAGCGACGTGTCGCCGTCGCGTCCGGGCAGACCTGGCCGGACGCCATCCACCCGGTGCTGCGACGCATCTACGCGGCGCGTGGCGTGCAAAGCCCGGAAGAGGTCGAGCATCGCCTGGCCCGCCTGATCGCGCCGGACCGCCTGGGCGGCATGGCGACGGCCTGCGAACGGCTGGACGCGGCCATCCGGACCCATCAGCACATCCTCATCGTCGGTGACTTCGACGCTGACGGCGCCACCGGAACGGCGGTCGCGATCCGCGGATTGCGCCTGCTGGGCGCGCGCCAGGTCAGCTACCAGGTTCCCAACCGCTTCACCCATGGCTACGGGCTGAGTCCGGCGCTGGTGGAAACCATCCTGCCGCTGCGGCCGGACCTGATCGTCACCGTCGACAACGGCATTGCCGCGCATGCCGGCGTCGCCGCTGCCAAGGCCCACGGCATCGACGTGGTCGTGACGGACCACCACCTGCCGGGCGATTCGCTGCCGCCGGCCGACGCCATCGTCAATCCCAACGTGGCTGGCGATGGCTTCCCGAGCAAGGCCCTGGCCGGCGTCGGCGTGGTCTTCTACGTGCTGCTCGCGCTGCGTGCGCGCCTGCGACAGAGTGGCTGGTTCGAGGGCGAGCATCGGCGCGAACCCGATTTGTCGACACTGTTGGACCTGGTGGCGCTGGGTACGGTGGCCGATCTTGTACCGCTGGACTACAACAATCGCATCCTGGTGGAGGCCGGGCTGCGCAGGATCCGCGCCGGGCAGGCGACGGCCGGGGTCCTTGCCCTGGTCGAGGCGAGCAAGCGCAGCACCGCCACGGTCAATGCGACCGACCTCGGCTTCGCCCTTGGCCCCCGCATCAATGCGGCCGGACGGCTGGAAGACATGTCGCTGGGCATCGAGTGCCTGCTGACCGACGATCCGGGACGTGCGCGCGAGCTGGCCGATCTCCTCACGTCGATCAACGCGGAGCGGCGTGAGCTGCAGGCGCAGATGGTGGAGCAGGGCGAAGCGATGGTGGGGCGGTTTCTCGGCCTGCACGGCGACGCGGCGTTCCCGGTGGGGGTTGTCCTGCACCAGCCCGAATGGCACGTCGGCGTGGTCGGCCTGGTCGCCTCGAAGTTGAAAGAACGACTGCACCGCCCGGTGATCGCCTGTGCTCCTGCGGGCGATGACAGCGACGAGCTCAAGGCGTCGGGCAGGTCGATTCCGGGCTTTCATCTGCGCGATGCGCTCGCCGAGGTCGATGCCCGTTTTCCGGGTCTCATGACGCGCTACGGCGGCCATGCGATGGCGGCGGGGCTGAGCCTGCCGTCCGCCAGGCTGGGCGAATTCGCTGCCGCTTTCGATGCCGTCGCCCGCCGCCTCATCGGCCCCGAGTTGCTGGACCCGGTGCTTCACACCGACGGCGAATTGCATCCGCAGGACTACGACATCGACCTGGCCCGCCAGCTGCGTTTTGCCGGCCCCTGGGGCCAGACGTTCCCCGAACCGCTGTTCGACGATGAGTTCACCGTCACTGACTGGCGCTTGATGGGGCAGACCCACCTGCGCCTTTCGCTGCGGCATGCCCGCCAGGCTGCCACGCTGGACGCCGTGATGTTTGGCGGCTATGCCGGCCAGCCTCCGCCGGCGCGTATCCGTGCCGTGTTCCAGCTGGGCATTGACGATTGGAACGGACGCGAGCGATTGCGCCTGCTGGTCCGGCACATCGAGGCGGCCTGA
- the prfB gene encoding peptide chain release factor 2 (programmed frameshift): protein MIETNQITARIDDLKGRVLSLRGYLDYETKSERLEEVSRELESPTVWDNPQRAQDLGKERAQLEKIVVGIKSLTEGLDGAAELLELAVAEGDAGTVDAVAADVENLSAQVEKLEFQRMFSGKMDSANAFVDVQAGAGGTEAQDWAEMLLRMYLRWCENKGWKTELMEVSAGDVAGIKSATFRVEGDYAYGWLKTEIGVHRLVRKSPFDSDNRRHTSFSSIFVSPEVDDDIDIEINPADLKTDVYRSSGAGGQHVNKTESAVRITHVPTNTVVACQTERSQHANRDRAMKMLKARLYEMEMQKRNAEKDALEATKSDIGWGSQIRSYVLDQSRIKDLRTGVERTDTQKVLDGDLDEYVEASLKQGLEAGAKRLDA from the exons ATGATCGAGACGAACCAGATCACCGCGCGCATCGACGACCTGAAGGGTCGGGTGCTGTCGCTTAGGGGGTATCTT GACTACGAGACCAAGAGTGAACGTCTCGAAGAAGTAAGTCGTGAACTGGAAAGCCCGACCGTCTGGGACAACCCCCAGCGGGCGCAGGACCTGGGCAAGGAACGCGCCCAACTGGAAAAAATCGTCGTCGGCATCAAGAGCCTGACCGAAGGCCTCGACGGTGCTGCGGAATTGCTGGAACTGGCGGTGGCCGAGGGCGATGCCGGCACGGTCGACGCCGTCGCGGCGGACGTCGAAAACCTTTCCGCCCAGGTCGAGAAGCTGGAGTTCCAGCGCATGTTCTCCGGCAAGATGGACAGCGCCAACGCTTTCGTCGACGTGCAGGCCGGCGCCGGTGGCACCGAGGCGCAGGACTGGGCCGAAATGCTGCTGCGCATGTACCTGCGCTGGTGTGAGAACAAGGGTTGGAAGACGGAACTGATGGAAGTCTCCGCGGGCGACGTCGCCGGCATCAAGAGCGCCACGTTCCGCGTCGAGGGCGATTACGCCTACGGCTGGCTCAAGACCGAGATCGGCGTGCACCGCCTGGTGCGAAAGTCGCCGTTTGACTCGGACAACCGCCGTCACACGTCGTTTTCCTCGATCTTCGTTTCGCCGGAAGTGGACGATGACATCGATATCGAGATCAATCCGGCTGACCTGAAGACCGACGTCTACCGGTCCTCGGGCGCGGGCGGCCAGCACGTGAACAAGACCGAATCGGCCGTGCGTATCACCCACGTGCCCACCAATACGGTCGTGGCCTGCCAGACCGAGCGTTCGCAGCATGCCAACCGCGATCGCGCCATGAAGATGCTCAAGGCCCGCCTGTACGAAATGGAAATGCAGAAGCGCAATGCCGAGAAGGACGCGCTGGAAGCCACCAAATCGGACATCGGCTGGGGCAGCCAGATCCGCTCGTACGTGCTCGACCAGTCCCGCATCAAGGACCTGCGCACGGGCGTGGAGCGTACCGACACCCAGAAAGTGCTTGATGGCGATCTCGACGAATACGTCGAAGCCAGCCTCAAACAGGGTTTGGAAGCGGGCGCCAAACGTCTGGACGCCTGA